A single Panulirus ornatus isolate Po-2019 chromosome 18, ASM3632096v1, whole genome shotgun sequence DNA region contains:
- the LOC139754913 gene encoding uncharacterized protein has translation MKTLLVLVLAAVAMGQQFQLSRDFTPAVKLAGPGSFQQTGGSAFTSGNNDQFLSNSFQSTGNFQNNQRTNFRSGLAGSSFSSQSGSFQNNDQFQTNAADRNQFQDTSFQQNQQNALNAFQQISGNTFQSDAARQVGGNRLQSSSITQDSDGTFQSSTSQQNSGSRFQTVTSQQDAESRFQGTGNQQTFENSFQADSNQQNSANRFLDSFNQQNDGSRFQTNINQQNAANRFQDSSSSRSSQQSQFQDEAFQRSGSSFESFDNSQYGVFEPLNLPSGASELLGSISTSFTCVDRPYGYYADQDNFCRVFHVCNPALFSDGAVQTYQYSFMCGEGTVFDQKELTCVVESAATPCQESSNFYIRNQEFGLPQEKFF, from the exons atGAAGACACTCCTCGTCC tggtgttggcgGCGGTGGCCATGGGTCAGCAATTCCAGCTGTCGAGGGACTTCACTCCTGCCGTTAAACTCGCTGGTCCTGGATCCTTCCAGCAAACTGGAGGCTCCGCCTTCACCTCTGGAAACAATGACCAATTTCTGAGTAACTCATTCCAGTCCACCGGTAACTtccagaacaaccagagaaccaACTTCAGGTCTGGTTTAGCTGGCAGCAGCTTCTCCAGTCAGTCTGGGTCTTTCCAAAATAATGATCAGTTCCAGACCAATGCCGCTGACCGAAATCAGTTTCAGGATACTTCATTCCAGCAGAACCAACAAAATGCATTAAACGCCTTCCAACAGATCAGTGGTAACACCTTCCAGTCAGATGCTGCTCGCCAGGTGGGTGGAAACCGATTGCAGTCCAGCTCCATCACACAGGATTCTGATGGCACATTCCAGAGCAGCACATCCCAGCAAAACAGTGGTAGTCGCTTCCAGACAGTCACGTCTCAGCAAGATGCAGAGAGCCGTTTCCAGGGCACTGGCAACCAACAGACTTTCGAAAATAGCTTCCAGGCTGACTCCAACCAACAGAATTCTGCCAATCGCTTCCTGGACTCTTTCAATCAACAAAATGATGGAAGCCGCTTCCAGACAAACATCAACCAGCAAAATGCTGCCAACCGCTTCCAAGACAGTTCCAGCAGTCGCTCCTCACAGCAAAGTCAGTTCCAGGATGAAGCTTTCCAGCGATCTGGATCTTCATTTGAGTCCTTCGACAACAGTCAATACGGCGTCTTTGAGCCCCTAAACCTTCCCTCTGGTGCCAGCGAACTGCTTGGTAGCATCTCCACTTCGTTCACCTGTGTTGACCGTCCTTACGGCTACTACGCCGACCAAGACAACTTCTGTCGCGTCTTCCATGTGTGTAACCCCGCCCTCTTCTCTGATGGTGCAGTACAAACTTACCAATACAG cttcatgtgtggtgagggaaccGTGTTCGACCAGAAGGAGTTGACGTGCGTGGTGGAGTCGGCGGCCACCCCCTGCCAGGAATCCTCCAACTTCTACATCAGGAACCAAGAGTTCGGTCTGCCTCAGGAAAAGTTCTTCTaa